From Phyllopteryx taeniolatus isolate TA_2022b chromosome 18, UOR_Ptae_1.2, whole genome shotgun sequence, the proteins below share one genomic window:
- the LOC133468100 gene encoding interleukin-6 receptor subunit beta-like isoform X6 yields the protein MYYFTSVVLLIVISTTSISEGQRKNMCNVVPKDPYIQVGSDTQIVCESSCVHGKVYWTLNNNAVDESWSSSINSTHNIVSLRNVTLSKATVLCRRADTQEVLGGTTLRTYSKPTKVGCIWHYGNGSFEGVPQLFTCSWEHHVPFLKKINYTVLGTSWLHESQLEICSSHVKTCTSKHMHVQYLTLVGNHSVTVRAKTKHWEVYSDPYEFDSHHILQISRPKLNVSVFSGHLLAEWSTSTTSKKHYCQVKYDKEVLSKTLEAGEKGYLAIEKVESCTYYNVAVRCAWEKAPWSEWSKEATVLSQLNKSDVKLRLWRKVTEPEKKGMRKVYAMWMDIPSACQGTFTYFIRQTVYKDRGIQGDYSRTLCGNSTCTINVNEEAHKVKLRVFHNDAVLAEDSVYVPAVGETSLPQVTNMWTSSIRGVISVRWDAPPQLVRGYVIDWTHDGRRYHWKESNSTSATLFGLLDQKPYDITVTPLFGDKTGLGAHAWQICTTIAAAANFSTIKVEVSDRSALVSWNMEHQDVCGGVIVHYVVFYGTGQGPQLNITVNGTKQEILLKDLIPYTQYSMYVKAVALTGTSESNVRHFNTKRFGIENSWRSLFRIRASVLSRCGHQEAIKSRRPPGGIQRPCFYCKT from the exons atgtattattttacGTCCGTAGTGCTTCTAATTGTTATCAGTACTACTTCTATTTCTGAAG GGCAGCGTAAGAACATGTGCAACGTCGTCCCCAAAGATCCGTACATCCAAGTGGGATCTGATACTCAGATCGTGTGCGAGAGCTCCTGTGTCCACGGCAAAGTATACTGGACGCTGAACAACAACGCCGTGGACGAAAGCTGGTCGAGCTCCATCAACTCCACACATAACATCGTGTCGCTGAGGAACGTCACCCTGAGCAAAGCCACGGTGCTGTGCCGCCGCGCCGATACCCAGGAGGTGCTCGGCGGGACCACCCTCAGAACATACT CGAAACCCACCAAAGTTGGCTGCATCTGGCACTATGGAAATGGATCATTTGAAGGTGTACCTCAGCTTTTCACATGCAGTTGGGAGCATCATGTCCCTTTcctgaagaaaataaattacaccGTACTCGG CACCTCTTGGTTGCACGAGTCCCAGTTGGAAATCTGCAGCTCACATGTGAAAACGTGCACATCGAAACATATGCACGTGCAATATCTTACTCTGGTGGGTAATCACAGTGTCACTGTGAGAGCAAAGACCAAACACTGGGAGGTTTACTCGGACCCTTATGAATTTGACTCCCATCACATAT TGCAAATTAGCCGTCCAAAGTTGAACGTCTCTGTCTTCTCTGGTCATCTATTGGCTGAGTGGAGCACCTCCACTACCTCAAAGAAACACTACTGTCAAGTTAAATATGACAAG GAGGTGCTCAGTAAGACTTTAGAAGCTGGAGAAAAAGGATATCTGGCCATTGAAAAAGTAGAATCCTGTACTTACTACAACGTTGCAGTCCGCTGCGCTTGGGAAAAAGCCCCTTGGAGTGAATGGAGCAAAGAGGCAACAGTTTTGAGTCAACTAAATA AGAGTGATGTCAAGCTGCGCCTGTGGAGAAAGGTAACAGAACCAGAAAAAAAGGGCATGAGAAAGGTTTATGCCATGTGGATG GACATTCCGTCAGCCTGCCAAGgcacatttacatattttatccGACAGACTGTCTACAAGGACCGGGGGATTCAAGGGGATTACAGTCGTACTTTATGTGGAAATTCAACATGTACTATTAATGTGAATGAAGAGGCACACAAAGTAAAGCTGAGAGTCTTTCATAACGACGCCGTGCTGGCAGAGGACTCGGTTTATGTTCCAGCTGTTGGCGAAA ccagCCTCCCTCAAGTTACAAACATGTGGACTTCAAGCATCCGAGGTGTTATTTCGGTCAGGTGGGATGCTCCTCCACAGCTTGTCAGGGGTTACGTGATCGACTGGACCCACGACGGGCGTCGGTACCACTGGAAGGAAAGCAATTCCACCAGCGCAACACTGTTCG GGCTCTTGGATCAAAAGCCGTACGATATCACAGTCACGCCGCTGTTTGGTGACAAGACGGGCCTCGGCGCACATGCCTGGCAGATCTGCACCACAATAGCAG CTGCAGCAAATTTCTCCACCATCAAGGTTGAGGTTAGTGACAGAAGCGCCCTTGTGAGTTGGAATATGGAGCACCAGGACGTATGCGGCGGGGTTATTGTCCACTACGTTGTTTTCTATGGAACGGGGCAGGGACCACAGCTCA ATATCACCGTTAATGGTACAAAACAGGAGATCCTTTTGAAGGATCTGATTCCTTACACCCAGTACAGCATGTATGTCAAGGCTGTAGCTCTAACTGGAACCAGTGAAAGCAACGTAAGGCACTTTAATACAAAAAGATTTG GTATAGAAAATTCCTGGAGAAGCCTCTTCCGAATCCGGGCCTCAGTTCTGTCGCGCTGTGGCCATCAGGAGGCCATCAAAAG CCGGCGGCCCCCGGGAGGAATACAGCGGCCCTGCTTTTACTGCAAAACCTGA
- the LOC133468100 gene encoding interleukin-6 receptor subunit beta-like isoform X1, producing the protein MYYFTSVVLLIVISTTSISEGQRKNMCNVVPKDPYIQVGSDTQIVCESSCVHGKVYWTLNNNAVDESWSSSINSTHNIVSLRNVTLSKATVLCRRADTQEVLGGTTLRTYSKPTKVGCIWHYGNGSFEGVPQLFTCSWEHHVPFLKKINYTVLGTSWLHESQLEICSSHVKTCTSKHMHVQYLTLVGNHSVTVRAKTKHWEVYSDPYEFDSHHILQISRPKLNVSVFSGHLLAEWSTSTTSKKHYCQVKYDKEVLSKTLEAGEKGYLAIEKVESCTYYNVAVRCAWEKAPWSEWSKEATVLSQLNKSDVKLRLWRKVTEPEKKGMRKVYAMWMDIPSACQGTFTYFIRQTVYKDRGIQGDYSRTLCGNSTCTINVNEEAHKVKLRVFHNDAVLAEDSVYVPAVGETSLPQVTNMWTSSIRGVISVRWDAPPQLVRGYVIDWTHDGRRYHWKESNSTSATLFGLLDQKPYDITVTPLFGDKTGLGAHAWQICTTIAAAANFSTIKVEVSDRSALVSWNMEHQDVCGGVIVHYVVFYGTGQGPQLNITVNGTKQEILLKDLIPYTQYSMYVKAVALTGTSESNVRHFNTKRFDLDFVKKLCAIGTTIIVLLLSVGLCCAIQYRKFLEKPLPNPGLSSVALWPSGGHQKGMFPFRLFSYPSESLCARVYMEESRLTSTPGSHLDPAGGPREEYSGPAFTAKPDARNERPDDLEEIFTLSSSRECSALLPESSGQLSPYRSQASIESPTQSTGKECQCLPPVKHQQLTATLAMYVTVHMFEQDQGR; encoded by the exons atgtattattttacGTCCGTAGTGCTTCTAATTGTTATCAGTACTACTTCTATTTCTGAAG GGCAGCGTAAGAACATGTGCAACGTCGTCCCCAAAGATCCGTACATCCAAGTGGGATCTGATACTCAGATCGTGTGCGAGAGCTCCTGTGTCCACGGCAAAGTATACTGGACGCTGAACAACAACGCCGTGGACGAAAGCTGGTCGAGCTCCATCAACTCCACACATAACATCGTGTCGCTGAGGAACGTCACCCTGAGCAAAGCCACGGTGCTGTGCCGCCGCGCCGATACCCAGGAGGTGCTCGGCGGGACCACCCTCAGAACATACT CGAAACCCACCAAAGTTGGCTGCATCTGGCACTATGGAAATGGATCATTTGAAGGTGTACCTCAGCTTTTCACATGCAGTTGGGAGCATCATGTCCCTTTcctgaagaaaataaattacaccGTACTCGG CACCTCTTGGTTGCACGAGTCCCAGTTGGAAATCTGCAGCTCACATGTGAAAACGTGCACATCGAAACATATGCACGTGCAATATCTTACTCTGGTGGGTAATCACAGTGTCACTGTGAGAGCAAAGACCAAACACTGGGAGGTTTACTCGGACCCTTATGAATTTGACTCCCATCACATAT TGCAAATTAGCCGTCCAAAGTTGAACGTCTCTGTCTTCTCTGGTCATCTATTGGCTGAGTGGAGCACCTCCACTACCTCAAAGAAACACTACTGTCAAGTTAAATATGACAAG GAGGTGCTCAGTAAGACTTTAGAAGCTGGAGAAAAAGGATATCTGGCCATTGAAAAAGTAGAATCCTGTACTTACTACAACGTTGCAGTCCGCTGCGCTTGGGAAAAAGCCCCTTGGAGTGAATGGAGCAAAGAGGCAACAGTTTTGAGTCAACTAAATA AGAGTGATGTCAAGCTGCGCCTGTGGAGAAAGGTAACAGAACCAGAAAAAAAGGGCATGAGAAAGGTTTATGCCATGTGGATG GACATTCCGTCAGCCTGCCAAGgcacatttacatattttatccGACAGACTGTCTACAAGGACCGGGGGATTCAAGGGGATTACAGTCGTACTTTATGTGGAAATTCAACATGTACTATTAATGTGAATGAAGAGGCACACAAAGTAAAGCTGAGAGTCTTTCATAACGACGCCGTGCTGGCAGAGGACTCGGTTTATGTTCCAGCTGTTGGCGAAA ccagCCTCCCTCAAGTTACAAACATGTGGACTTCAAGCATCCGAGGTGTTATTTCGGTCAGGTGGGATGCTCCTCCACAGCTTGTCAGGGGTTACGTGATCGACTGGACCCACGACGGGCGTCGGTACCACTGGAAGGAAAGCAATTCCACCAGCGCAACACTGTTCG GGCTCTTGGATCAAAAGCCGTACGATATCACAGTCACGCCGCTGTTTGGTGACAAGACGGGCCTCGGCGCACATGCCTGGCAGATCTGCACCACAATAGCAG CTGCAGCAAATTTCTCCACCATCAAGGTTGAGGTTAGTGACAGAAGCGCCCTTGTGAGTTGGAATATGGAGCACCAGGACGTATGCGGCGGGGTTATTGTCCACTACGTTGTTTTCTATGGAACGGGGCAGGGACCACAGCTCA ATATCACCGTTAATGGTACAAAACAGGAGATCCTTTTGAAGGATCTGATTCCTTACACCCAGTACAGCATGTATGTCAAGGCTGTAGCTCTAACTGGAACCAGTGAAAGCAACGTAAGGCACTTTAATACAAAAAGATTTG ATCTGGACTTTGTCAAAAAACTTTGTGCCATCGGAACCACCATTATAGTCCTCTTGTTATCTGTGGGATTATGCTGCGCTATACA GTATAGAAAATTCCTGGAGAAGCCTCTTCCGAATCCGGGCCTCAGTTCTGTCGCGCTGTGGCCATCAGGAGGCCATCAAAAG GGGATGTTCCCTTTCCGACTATTCAGCTATCCATCGGAAAGTCTCTGCGCACGCGTGTACATGGAGGAATCCCGACTAACTTCCACCCCTGGTTCCCATCTCGACCCAGCCGGCGGCCCCCGGGAGGAATACAGCGGCCCTGCTTTTACTGCAAAACCTGACGCGCGCAACGAGAGACCTGATGACCTCGAAGAGATATTCACTCTGTCTTCTTCCAGAGAATGCTCAGCACTGCTCCCTGAGAGTAGCGGTCAATTAAGCCCGTACCGGAGCCAGGCTTCTATAGAAAGCCCGACCCAAAGTACTGGGAAAGAATGCCAGTGTCTGCCTCCAGTGAAACATCAGCAATTGACAGCAACATTAGCTATGTATGTTACTGTGCACATGTTTGAGCAAGACCAGGGAAGGTGA
- the LOC133468100 gene encoding interleukin-6 receptor subunit beta-like isoform X3 encodes MYYFTSVVLLIVISTTSISEGQRKNMCNVVPKDPYIQVGSDTQIVCESSCVHGKVYWTLNNNAVDESWSSSINSTHNIVSLRNVTLSKATVLCRRADTQEVLGGTTLRTYSKPTKVGCIWHYGNGSFEGVPQLFTCSWEHHVPFLKKINYTVLGTSWLHESQLEICSSHVKTCTSKHMHVQYLTLVGNHSVTVRAKTKHWEVYSDPYEFDSHHILQISRPKLNVSVFSGHLLAEWSTSTTSKKHYCQVKYDKEVLSKTLEAGEKGYLAIEKVESCTYYNVAVRCAWEKAPWSEWSKEATVLSQLNKSDVKLRLWRKVTEPEKKGMRKVYAMWMDIPSACQGTFTYFIRQTVYKDRGIQGDYSRTLCGNSTCTINVNEEAHKVKLRVFHNDAVLAEDSVYVPAVGETSLPQVTNMWTSSIRGVISVRWDAPPQLVRGYVIDWTHDGRRYHWKESNSTSATLFGLLDQKPYDITVTPLFGDKTGLGAHAWQICTTIAAAANFSTIKVEVSDRSALVSWNMEHQDVCGGVIVHYVVFYGTGQGPQLNITVNGTKQEILLKDLIPYTQYSMYVKAVALTGTSESNVRHFNTKRFGIENSWRSLFRIRASVLSRCGHQEAIKSAINDHNNLSQPTWSVRGCSLSDYSAIHRKVSAHACTWRNPD; translated from the exons atgtattattttacGTCCGTAGTGCTTCTAATTGTTATCAGTACTACTTCTATTTCTGAAG GGCAGCGTAAGAACATGTGCAACGTCGTCCCCAAAGATCCGTACATCCAAGTGGGATCTGATACTCAGATCGTGTGCGAGAGCTCCTGTGTCCACGGCAAAGTATACTGGACGCTGAACAACAACGCCGTGGACGAAAGCTGGTCGAGCTCCATCAACTCCACACATAACATCGTGTCGCTGAGGAACGTCACCCTGAGCAAAGCCACGGTGCTGTGCCGCCGCGCCGATACCCAGGAGGTGCTCGGCGGGACCACCCTCAGAACATACT CGAAACCCACCAAAGTTGGCTGCATCTGGCACTATGGAAATGGATCATTTGAAGGTGTACCTCAGCTTTTCACATGCAGTTGGGAGCATCATGTCCCTTTcctgaagaaaataaattacaccGTACTCGG CACCTCTTGGTTGCACGAGTCCCAGTTGGAAATCTGCAGCTCACATGTGAAAACGTGCACATCGAAACATATGCACGTGCAATATCTTACTCTGGTGGGTAATCACAGTGTCACTGTGAGAGCAAAGACCAAACACTGGGAGGTTTACTCGGACCCTTATGAATTTGACTCCCATCACATAT TGCAAATTAGCCGTCCAAAGTTGAACGTCTCTGTCTTCTCTGGTCATCTATTGGCTGAGTGGAGCACCTCCACTACCTCAAAGAAACACTACTGTCAAGTTAAATATGACAAG GAGGTGCTCAGTAAGACTTTAGAAGCTGGAGAAAAAGGATATCTGGCCATTGAAAAAGTAGAATCCTGTACTTACTACAACGTTGCAGTCCGCTGCGCTTGGGAAAAAGCCCCTTGGAGTGAATGGAGCAAAGAGGCAACAGTTTTGAGTCAACTAAATA AGAGTGATGTCAAGCTGCGCCTGTGGAGAAAGGTAACAGAACCAGAAAAAAAGGGCATGAGAAAGGTTTATGCCATGTGGATG GACATTCCGTCAGCCTGCCAAGgcacatttacatattttatccGACAGACTGTCTACAAGGACCGGGGGATTCAAGGGGATTACAGTCGTACTTTATGTGGAAATTCAACATGTACTATTAATGTGAATGAAGAGGCACACAAAGTAAAGCTGAGAGTCTTTCATAACGACGCCGTGCTGGCAGAGGACTCGGTTTATGTTCCAGCTGTTGGCGAAA ccagCCTCCCTCAAGTTACAAACATGTGGACTTCAAGCATCCGAGGTGTTATTTCGGTCAGGTGGGATGCTCCTCCACAGCTTGTCAGGGGTTACGTGATCGACTGGACCCACGACGGGCGTCGGTACCACTGGAAGGAAAGCAATTCCACCAGCGCAACACTGTTCG GGCTCTTGGATCAAAAGCCGTACGATATCACAGTCACGCCGCTGTTTGGTGACAAGACGGGCCTCGGCGCACATGCCTGGCAGATCTGCACCACAATAGCAG CTGCAGCAAATTTCTCCACCATCAAGGTTGAGGTTAGTGACAGAAGCGCCCTTGTGAGTTGGAATATGGAGCACCAGGACGTATGCGGCGGGGTTATTGTCCACTACGTTGTTTTCTATGGAACGGGGCAGGGACCACAGCTCA ATATCACCGTTAATGGTACAAAACAGGAGATCCTTTTGAAGGATCTGATTCCTTACACCCAGTACAGCATGTATGTCAAGGCTGTAGCTCTAACTGGAACCAGTGAAAGCAACGTAAGGCACTTTAATACAAAAAGATTTG GTATAGAAAATTCCTGGAGAAGCCTCTTCCGAATCCGGGCCTCAGTTCTGTCGCGCTGTGGCCATCAGGAGGCCATCAAAAG TGCTATTAATGACCACAACAATCTGTCTCAACCCACCTGGTCTGTCAGGGGATGTTCCCTTTCCGACTATTCAGCTATCCATCGGAAAGTCTCTGCGCACGCGTGTACATGGAGGAATCCCGACTAA
- the LOC133468100 gene encoding interleukin-6 receptor subunit beta-like isoform X2, giving the protein MYYFTSVVLLIVISTTSISEGQRKNMCNVVPKDPYIQVGSDTQIVCESSCVHGKVYWTLNNNAVDESWSSSINSTHNIVSLRNVTLSKATVLCRRADTQEVLGGTTLRTYSKPTKVGCIWHYGNGSFEGVPQLFTCSWEHHVPFLKKINYTVLGTSWLHESQLEICSSHVKTCTSKHMHVQYLTLVGNHSVTVRAKTKHWEVYSDPYEFDSHHILQISRPKLNVSVFSGHLLAEWSTSTTSKKHYCQVKYDKEVLSKTLEAGEKGYLAIEKVESCTYYNVAVRCAWEKAPWSEWSKEATVLSQLNKSDVKLRLWRKVTEPEKKGMRKVYAMWMDIPSACQGTFTYFIRQTVYKDRGIQGDYSRTLCGNSTCTINVNEEAHKVKLRVFHNDAVLAEDSVYVPAVGETSLPQVTNMWTSSIRGVISVRWDAPPQLVRGYVIDWTHDGRRYHWKESNSTSATLFGLLDQKPYDITVTPLFGDKTGLGAHAWQICTTIAAAANFSTIKVEVSDRSALVSWNMEHQDVCGGVIVHYVVFYGTGQGPQLNITVNGTKQEILLKDLIPYTQYSMYVKAVALTGTSESNVRHFNTKRFDLDFVKKLCAIGTTIIVLLLSVGLCCAIQYRKFLEKPLPNPGLSSVALWPSGGHQKPAAPGRNTAALLLLQNLTRATRDLMTSKRYSLCLLPENAQHCSLRVAVN; this is encoded by the exons atgtattattttacGTCCGTAGTGCTTCTAATTGTTATCAGTACTACTTCTATTTCTGAAG GGCAGCGTAAGAACATGTGCAACGTCGTCCCCAAAGATCCGTACATCCAAGTGGGATCTGATACTCAGATCGTGTGCGAGAGCTCCTGTGTCCACGGCAAAGTATACTGGACGCTGAACAACAACGCCGTGGACGAAAGCTGGTCGAGCTCCATCAACTCCACACATAACATCGTGTCGCTGAGGAACGTCACCCTGAGCAAAGCCACGGTGCTGTGCCGCCGCGCCGATACCCAGGAGGTGCTCGGCGGGACCACCCTCAGAACATACT CGAAACCCACCAAAGTTGGCTGCATCTGGCACTATGGAAATGGATCATTTGAAGGTGTACCTCAGCTTTTCACATGCAGTTGGGAGCATCATGTCCCTTTcctgaagaaaataaattacaccGTACTCGG CACCTCTTGGTTGCACGAGTCCCAGTTGGAAATCTGCAGCTCACATGTGAAAACGTGCACATCGAAACATATGCACGTGCAATATCTTACTCTGGTGGGTAATCACAGTGTCACTGTGAGAGCAAAGACCAAACACTGGGAGGTTTACTCGGACCCTTATGAATTTGACTCCCATCACATAT TGCAAATTAGCCGTCCAAAGTTGAACGTCTCTGTCTTCTCTGGTCATCTATTGGCTGAGTGGAGCACCTCCACTACCTCAAAGAAACACTACTGTCAAGTTAAATATGACAAG GAGGTGCTCAGTAAGACTTTAGAAGCTGGAGAAAAAGGATATCTGGCCATTGAAAAAGTAGAATCCTGTACTTACTACAACGTTGCAGTCCGCTGCGCTTGGGAAAAAGCCCCTTGGAGTGAATGGAGCAAAGAGGCAACAGTTTTGAGTCAACTAAATA AGAGTGATGTCAAGCTGCGCCTGTGGAGAAAGGTAACAGAACCAGAAAAAAAGGGCATGAGAAAGGTTTATGCCATGTGGATG GACATTCCGTCAGCCTGCCAAGgcacatttacatattttatccGACAGACTGTCTACAAGGACCGGGGGATTCAAGGGGATTACAGTCGTACTTTATGTGGAAATTCAACATGTACTATTAATGTGAATGAAGAGGCACACAAAGTAAAGCTGAGAGTCTTTCATAACGACGCCGTGCTGGCAGAGGACTCGGTTTATGTTCCAGCTGTTGGCGAAA ccagCCTCCCTCAAGTTACAAACATGTGGACTTCAAGCATCCGAGGTGTTATTTCGGTCAGGTGGGATGCTCCTCCACAGCTTGTCAGGGGTTACGTGATCGACTGGACCCACGACGGGCGTCGGTACCACTGGAAGGAAAGCAATTCCACCAGCGCAACACTGTTCG GGCTCTTGGATCAAAAGCCGTACGATATCACAGTCACGCCGCTGTTTGGTGACAAGACGGGCCTCGGCGCACATGCCTGGCAGATCTGCACCACAATAGCAG CTGCAGCAAATTTCTCCACCATCAAGGTTGAGGTTAGTGACAGAAGCGCCCTTGTGAGTTGGAATATGGAGCACCAGGACGTATGCGGCGGGGTTATTGTCCACTACGTTGTTTTCTATGGAACGGGGCAGGGACCACAGCTCA ATATCACCGTTAATGGTACAAAACAGGAGATCCTTTTGAAGGATCTGATTCCTTACACCCAGTACAGCATGTATGTCAAGGCTGTAGCTCTAACTGGAACCAGTGAAAGCAACGTAAGGCACTTTAATACAAAAAGATTTG ATCTGGACTTTGTCAAAAAACTTTGTGCCATCGGAACCACCATTATAGTCCTCTTGTTATCTGTGGGATTATGCTGCGCTATACA GTATAGAAAATTCCTGGAGAAGCCTCTTCCGAATCCGGGCCTCAGTTCTGTCGCGCTGTGGCCATCAGGAGGCCATCAAAAG CCGGCGGCCCCCGGGAGGAATACAGCGGCCCTGCTTTTACTGCAAAACCTGACGCGCGCAACGAGAGACCTGATGACCTCGAAGAGATATTCACTCTGTCTTCTTCCAGAGAATGCTCAGCACTGCTCCCTGAGAGTAGCGGTCAATTAA
- the LOC133468100 gene encoding interleukin-6 receptor subunit beta-like isoform X4, whose protein sequence is MYYFTSVVLLIVISTTSISEGQRKNMCNVVPKDPYIQVGSDTQIVCESSCVHGKVYWTLNNNAVDESWSSSINSTHNIVSLRNVTLSKATVLCRRADTQEVLGGTTLRTYSKPTKVGCIWHYGNGSFEGVPQLFTCSWEHHVPFLKKINYTVLGTSWLHESQLEICSSHVKTCTSKHMHVQYLTLVGNHSVTVRAKTKHWEVYSDPYEFDSHHILQISRPKLNVSVFSGHLLAEWSTSTTSKKHYCQVKYDKEVLSKTLEAGEKGYLAIEKVESCTYYNVAVRCAWEKAPWSEWSKEATVLSQLNKSDVKLRLWRKVTEPEKKGMRKVYAMWMDIPSACQGTFTYFIRQTVYKDRGIQGDYSRTLCGNSTCTINVNEEAHKVKLRVFHNDAVLAEDSVYVPAVGETSLPQVTNMWTSSIRGVISVRWDAPPQLVRGYVIDWTHDGRRYHWKESNSTSATLFGLLDQKPYDITVTPLFGDKTGLGAHAWQICTTIAAAANFSTIKVEVSDRSALVSWNMEHQDVCGGVIVHYVVFYGTGQGPQLNITVNGTKQEILLKDLIPYTQYSMYVKAVALTGTSESNVRHFNTKRFDLDFVKKLCAIGTTIIVLLLSVGLCCAIQYRKFLEKPLPNPGLSSVALWPSGGHQKCY, encoded by the exons atgtattattttacGTCCGTAGTGCTTCTAATTGTTATCAGTACTACTTCTATTTCTGAAG GGCAGCGTAAGAACATGTGCAACGTCGTCCCCAAAGATCCGTACATCCAAGTGGGATCTGATACTCAGATCGTGTGCGAGAGCTCCTGTGTCCACGGCAAAGTATACTGGACGCTGAACAACAACGCCGTGGACGAAAGCTGGTCGAGCTCCATCAACTCCACACATAACATCGTGTCGCTGAGGAACGTCACCCTGAGCAAAGCCACGGTGCTGTGCCGCCGCGCCGATACCCAGGAGGTGCTCGGCGGGACCACCCTCAGAACATACT CGAAACCCACCAAAGTTGGCTGCATCTGGCACTATGGAAATGGATCATTTGAAGGTGTACCTCAGCTTTTCACATGCAGTTGGGAGCATCATGTCCCTTTcctgaagaaaataaattacaccGTACTCGG CACCTCTTGGTTGCACGAGTCCCAGTTGGAAATCTGCAGCTCACATGTGAAAACGTGCACATCGAAACATATGCACGTGCAATATCTTACTCTGGTGGGTAATCACAGTGTCACTGTGAGAGCAAAGACCAAACACTGGGAGGTTTACTCGGACCCTTATGAATTTGACTCCCATCACATAT TGCAAATTAGCCGTCCAAAGTTGAACGTCTCTGTCTTCTCTGGTCATCTATTGGCTGAGTGGAGCACCTCCACTACCTCAAAGAAACACTACTGTCAAGTTAAATATGACAAG GAGGTGCTCAGTAAGACTTTAGAAGCTGGAGAAAAAGGATATCTGGCCATTGAAAAAGTAGAATCCTGTACTTACTACAACGTTGCAGTCCGCTGCGCTTGGGAAAAAGCCCCTTGGAGTGAATGGAGCAAAGAGGCAACAGTTTTGAGTCAACTAAATA AGAGTGATGTCAAGCTGCGCCTGTGGAGAAAGGTAACAGAACCAGAAAAAAAGGGCATGAGAAAGGTTTATGCCATGTGGATG GACATTCCGTCAGCCTGCCAAGgcacatttacatattttatccGACAGACTGTCTACAAGGACCGGGGGATTCAAGGGGATTACAGTCGTACTTTATGTGGAAATTCAACATGTACTATTAATGTGAATGAAGAGGCACACAAAGTAAAGCTGAGAGTCTTTCATAACGACGCCGTGCTGGCAGAGGACTCGGTTTATGTTCCAGCTGTTGGCGAAA ccagCCTCCCTCAAGTTACAAACATGTGGACTTCAAGCATCCGAGGTGTTATTTCGGTCAGGTGGGATGCTCCTCCACAGCTTGTCAGGGGTTACGTGATCGACTGGACCCACGACGGGCGTCGGTACCACTGGAAGGAAAGCAATTCCACCAGCGCAACACTGTTCG GGCTCTTGGATCAAAAGCCGTACGATATCACAGTCACGCCGCTGTTTGGTGACAAGACGGGCCTCGGCGCACATGCCTGGCAGATCTGCACCACAATAGCAG CTGCAGCAAATTTCTCCACCATCAAGGTTGAGGTTAGTGACAGAAGCGCCCTTGTGAGTTGGAATATGGAGCACCAGGACGTATGCGGCGGGGTTATTGTCCACTACGTTGTTTTCTATGGAACGGGGCAGGGACCACAGCTCA ATATCACCGTTAATGGTACAAAACAGGAGATCCTTTTGAAGGATCTGATTCCTTACACCCAGTACAGCATGTATGTCAAGGCTGTAGCTCTAACTGGAACCAGTGAAAGCAACGTAAGGCACTTTAATACAAAAAGATTTG ATCTGGACTTTGTCAAAAAACTTTGTGCCATCGGAACCACCATTATAGTCCTCTTGTTATCTGTGGGATTATGCTGCGCTATACA GTATAGAAAATTCCTGGAGAAGCCTCTTCCGAATCCGGGCCTCAGTTCTGTCGCGCTGTGGCCATCAGGAGGCCATCAAAAG TGCTATTAA